Proteins from one Ramlibacter sp. PS4R-6 genomic window:
- the paaZ gene encoding phenylacetic acid degradation bifunctional protein PaaZ — protein sequence MKVLQSYIAGQWVGREGAQQLRSAVNGKPVASTHGEKPDFAQAVEHARKAGVPNLLKLDFQQRAERLKALAKFLNERKEELYAVSAHTGATRTDSWIDIEGGSGTLFAYASVGTNELPSGNVVHEGPAMALGKKGGFAGTHILVPRGGLAVHINAFNFPIWGLLEKFAPSFLAGVPCIGKPATSTSYLTEAMVRLVVESGILPEGSLQLVIGSTGDLLDRLDGSDVVTFTGSADTAAKLRVHPNVVRSSIPFNAEADSLNMAVLAPDVTPDDEEFDLYVKEVAREMTVKAGQKCTAIRRAIVPKKYVDEVASRLKARLAKTVVGDPSLEDVRMGALASLDQKADVAARVAALMKSAELVFGERDGFAPKGEGVAEGAFFAPTLLLARKPMADAAVHDIEAFGPVSTLMAYEDIDEALALAAKGKGSLVGTLVTKDPQVAARFVPAAAATHGRILILDREAAAESTGHGSPLPVLKHGGPGRAGGGEELGGVRAVKHYLQRAAVQGSPTMLAAVTREHVRGAKVHEDGVHPFRKHFEDLAIGDSLLTHRRTVSEADIVNFGGISGDYFYMHFDEIAAKESPFGKRIAHGYFVLSAAAGLFVSPAPGPVLANYGLDTLRFVKPVGIGDTIQARLTAKRKIDKKKDQGVVAWDVEVTNQAGELVASYDILTLVAKRPVA from the coding sequence ATGAAGGTCCTGCAAAGTTACATAGCCGGCCAGTGGGTCGGCCGCGAAGGCGCACAGCAGCTGCGCAGCGCCGTCAACGGCAAGCCGGTCGCGAGCACGCATGGCGAGAAGCCCGATTTCGCGCAGGCCGTGGAGCACGCGCGCAAGGCCGGCGTGCCCAACCTGCTCAAGCTCGATTTCCAGCAGCGCGCCGAACGCCTGAAGGCGCTTGCGAAGTTCCTCAACGAACGCAAGGAGGAGCTGTACGCCGTCTCCGCCCACACGGGCGCCACGCGCACCGACAGCTGGATCGACATCGAAGGCGGCAGCGGCACGCTGTTCGCGTACGCCAGCGTGGGCACGAACGAATTGCCTTCGGGCAACGTCGTGCACGAAGGCCCGGCGATGGCGCTGGGCAAGAAGGGCGGCTTCGCGGGCACGCACATCCTGGTGCCGCGCGGCGGCCTGGCCGTGCACATCAACGCGTTCAACTTCCCGATCTGGGGCCTGCTCGAAAAATTCGCACCGAGTTTCCTCGCCGGCGTGCCGTGCATCGGCAAGCCCGCGACCTCGACCAGCTACCTCACCGAGGCCATGGTGCGGCTGGTGGTCGAGTCCGGCATCCTGCCCGAGGGCTCGCTTCAGCTCGTGATCGGCTCGACCGGCGACCTATTGGACCGCCTGGACGGCAGCGACGTCGTCACCTTCACCGGCTCGGCCGATACGGCGGCGAAATTGCGCGTGCACCCGAACGTGGTGCGCAGTTCGATCCCGTTCAACGCCGAAGCCGACTCGCTGAACATGGCGGTGCTGGCGCCCGACGTGACGCCCGACGACGAGGAGTTCGACCTGTACGTCAAGGAAGTCGCGCGCGAGATGACGGTGAAGGCGGGGCAGAAGTGCACCGCGATCCGGCGCGCGATCGTGCCGAAGAAGTACGTGGACGAAGTCGCATCGCGCCTGAAGGCCCGGCTCGCGAAGACGGTGGTCGGCGATCCGTCGCTGGAAGACGTGCGCATGGGCGCGCTCGCTTCGCTCGACCAGAAGGCCGACGTCGCGGCGCGTGTCGCGGCGCTGATGAAGAGCGCCGAGCTGGTGTTCGGCGAGCGCGACGGCTTCGCCCCGAAAGGCGAGGGCGTGGCCGAAGGCGCGTTCTTCGCGCCCACGCTGCTGCTCGCGCGCAAGCCCATGGCCGACGCCGCCGTGCACGACATCGAGGCCTTTGGCCCCGTCAGCACGCTGATGGCGTACGAGGACATCGACGAGGCGCTGGCCCTGGCCGCGAAGGGCAAGGGCAGCCTGGTCGGCACGCTGGTCACGAAGGACCCGCAGGTCGCCGCGCGCTTCGTGCCCGCTGCCGCCGCGACGCATGGCCGCATCCTCATCCTCGACCGCGAGGCGGCCGCGGAGTCGACGGGCCACGGCTCGCCCCTGCCCGTGCTCAAGCATGGCGGCCCCGGCCGCGCCGGCGGCGGCGAGGAGCTCGGCGGCGTGCGCGCGGTCAAGCACTACCTGCAGCGCGCGGCCGTGCAGGGCTCGCCGACGATGCTCGCGGCGGTCACGCGCGAGCACGTGCGGGGCGCCAAGGTCCACGAGGACGGCGTGCATCCCTTCCGCAAGCACTTCGAGGACCTGGCCATCGGCGATTCGCTGCTCACGCACCGGCGCACGGTGAGCGAGGCCGACATCGTGAACTTCGGCGGCATCTCGGGCGACTACTTCTACATGCACTTCGACGAGATCGCGGCCAAGGAGTCGCCCTTCGGCAAGCGCATCGCGCACGGCTACTTCGTGCTGTCGGCGGCCGCGGGCCTGTTCGTGTCGCCCGCGCCGGGCCCCGTGCTGGCCAACTACGGCCTGGACACCCTGCGCTTCGTCAAGCCGGTGGGCATCGGCGACACGATCCAGGCGCGCCTGACGGCCAAGCGCAAGATCGACAAGAAGAAGGACCAGGGCGTGGTGGCCTGGGACGTCGAGGTGACCAACCAGGCCGGCGAGCTCGTCGCCAGTTACGACATCCTCACGCTGGTGGCCAAGCGACCGGTCGCCTGA
- a CDS encoding MotA/TolQ/ExbB proton channel family protein: MRTSAFFHRAAALVVLPLALLAQSPAHAQAAPASAPAAVASDAATPPAVAAAQASAQKAAAGGAPAAASTENPYGIEALWKGSDNIARAVLVILAIMSAGSWYILITKFLEQSKMNRHARTVDQKFWAQPTVSSAANALEKNSAYRFIAEAGVAATNDHGGLKSHIPMADWIPMSITAAVDRVHANTQSGLAFLATVGSTSPFVGLFGTVWGIYHALTAIGISGQASIDKVAGPVGEALIMTAIGLAVAIPAVLAYNWLARRNKAVMDEVREFADELNAVIVGSAGRAA, encoded by the coding sequence TTGCGGACTTCGGCCTTCTTCCATCGCGCAGCCGCCCTCGTGGTGCTGCCCCTCGCTCTCCTCGCCCAATCCCCCGCGCACGCGCAGGCCGCTCCCGCATCGGCACCGGCCGCCGTCGCCAGCGACGCCGCCACGCCCCCGGCCGTCGCGGCGGCCCAGGCCTCCGCGCAGAAGGCCGCCGCCGGCGGCGCACCTGCCGCGGCGTCCACGGAGAACCCCTACGGCATCGAAGCCCTGTGGAAGGGTTCCGACAACATCGCCCGCGCGGTGCTCGTGATCCTCGCGATCATGTCGGCGGGCAGCTGGTACATCCTGATCACCAAGTTCCTCGAGCAGTCGAAGATGAACCGCCACGCCCGCACGGTGGACCAGAAGTTCTGGGCCCAGCCGACGGTCAGCTCGGCGGCCAACGCGCTCGAGAAGAACAGCGCCTACCGCTTCATCGCCGAAGCCGGCGTCGCCGCCACCAACGACCACGGCGGCTTGAAGAGCCACATCCCGATGGCCGACTGGATCCCGATGAGCATCACCGCCGCGGTCGATCGCGTCCACGCCAACACGCAAAGCGGCCTGGCCTTCCTGGCCACCGTCGGTTCCACGTCCCCCTTCGTCGGCCTGTTCGGCACGGTGTGGGGCATCTATCACGCGCTCACGGCCATCGGCATTTCCGGCCAGGCGTCGATCGACAAGGTGGCCGGCCCCGTGGGTGAGGCGCTGATCATGACGGCCATCGGCCTCGCGGTCGCCATCCCCGCCGTGCTCGCCTACAACTGGCTCGCCCGCCGCAACAAGGCCGTGATGGACGAAGTGCGGGAGTTCGCCGACGAGCTCAACGCCGTCATCGTGGGCTCGGCCGGCCGCGCCGCCTAA
- a CDS encoding ExbD/TolR family protein: MAMAVGPASGDEDEVMSAINTTPLVDVMLVLLIIFLITIPVVTTSIPVTLPKERVEIRETKPENVIISVNPQGDIYWYDAKVPNEAFLVERLKRVSTMKPQPEVQIRGDLASKYGGVGKVLLACQRAGITKVAFITEPPPLGG, from the coding sequence ATGGCAATGGCTGTCGGCCCGGCCTCCGGCGACGAAGACGAGGTCATGTCCGCCATCAACACCACGCCCCTCGTGGACGTGATGCTGGTGCTGCTGATCATCTTCCTGATCACCATCCCCGTGGTGACGACGTCGATCCCCGTCACGCTCCCGAAGGAGCGCGTGGAGATCCGCGAAACGAAGCCCGAAAACGTGATCATCTCGGTGAATCCGCAGGGCGATATCTACTGGTACGACGCGAAGGTGCCCAACGAGGCCTTCCTCGTCGAGCGCCTGAAGCGCGTGTCCACCATGAAGCCGCAGCCCGAGGTGCAGATCCGCGGCGACCTCGCCTCCAAGTACGGCGGGGTCGGCAAGGTGCTGCTCGCGTGCCAGCGCGCGGGCATCACCAAGGTGGCCTTCATCACCGAGCCGCCGCCCCTGGGCGGTTGA
- a CDS encoding ExbD/TolR family protein has translation MKSQTKTKRFGQGGDPEPMMDINTTPLIDVMLVLLVMLIITIPIQLHAVNLEMPVGAPPTQVEPDKLMINIDEKSTVYWQGLPVSAQQLEQNMELVATMNPQPVVQIRPDKDCSYAVFANVLSTSKRKGLTKMAVIGHEQFVQ, from the coding sequence ATGAAGTCCCAAACCAAGACGAAGCGATTCGGCCAGGGCGGTGACCCGGAGCCCATGATGGACATCAACACCACGCCGCTGATCGACGTGATGCTGGTGCTGCTCGTGATGCTCATCATCACCATCCCGATCCAGCTGCACGCGGTCAACCTCGAGATGCCCGTCGGCGCGCCGCCCACGCAGGTGGAGCCCGACAAGCTGATGATCAACATCGACGAGAAGAGCACCGTGTACTGGCAGGGCCTGCCCGTGAGCGCTCAGCAGCTCGAGCAGAACATGGAGCTCGTCGCGACGATGAACCCGCAGCCCGTGGTGCAGATCCGTCCCGACAAGGACTGCAGCTACGCGGTGTTCGCCAACGTGCTGTCCACCTCCAAGCGCAAGGGGCTCACCAAGATGGCCGTGATCGGCCATGAGCAGTTCGTCCAATGA
- a CDS encoding energy transducer TonB → MTAAAANQNIPLHHRKYGQKDPTRRMIGWGVVIAIHALIMWALITGTARDALKIIKKPLEAAVIQEVIIPPPPPPPPPKEIVKPTPKLEAPPPPFIPPPEVKPPETSAPVIPSVTTPPPAPPVIAPPPPPAAPPAPSGRQEMGVACPTQTKPEMPRQALRDGTTGLVRAQALIRDGRVVSVDILSGPRIFHAAVREAMMQYKCITTTGGDIVATQEFNFKQE, encoded by the coding sequence ATGACAGCCGCTGCCGCCAACCAGAACATCCCGCTGCACCACCGCAAGTACGGGCAGAAGGATCCGACCCGCCGCATGATCGGCTGGGGCGTGGTGATCGCCATCCACGCGCTCATCATGTGGGCGCTCATCACGGGCACCGCGCGCGACGCACTGAAGATCATCAAGAAGCCGCTCGAGGCCGCGGTGATCCAGGAAGTGATCATCCCGCCGCCGCCGCCCCCGCCGCCGCCGAAGGAGATCGTCAAGCCGACGCCCAAGCTCGAGGCGCCGCCGCCGCCGTTCATCCCGCCGCCGGAGGTCAAGCCGCCGGAGACGTCCGCGCCGGTGATCCCCTCGGTGACCACGCCGCCGCCGGCCCCGCCGGTCATCGCGCCGCCGCCGCCGCCCGCAGCCCCGCCCGCGCCTTCGGGCCGGCAGGAGATGGGGGTCGCGTGCCCGACGCAGACCAAGCCGGAGATGCCAAGGCAGGCCTTGCGTGACGGCACCACAGGCCTGGTGAGGGCGCAGGCGCTCATCCGTGACGGCCGGGTGGTGAGCGTCGACATCCTGTCGGGGCCGCGCATCTTCCACGCCGCGGTGCGCGAGGCGATGATGCAATACAAATGCATCACCACGACGGGCGGTGACATCGTCGCGACGCAGGAATTCAACTTCAAGCAGGAGTAG
- a CDS encoding TonB-dependent receptor plug domain-containing protein, protein MLAAQETLAQQTSLERVEITGSAIRRVDAETALPVVVIQRADIERSGATSVVDLMQRLPAIQGSTGESASVGGETFGFSGISVHDLGESRTLVLLNGHRMAIFGGQTLTGFAAGFDLNALPIAAIERVEVLTDGASALYGSDAVAGVVNFITKRGTTEGQVSVGYSSPKGGAKETRFSVTKGIGDLDKDGWNILGSYAHDERTLLRSTSRDYASTGRVFFSANGKNYRFQQYSASPIPANVVDDNGNLVNPYLITNGNCPEKTFRVIDGSDDFCGFDFVGELEIFPIRKRDAGFLSFTMNLGAHQAYADLLMSQSKQTSRIAPVPGSIAIPTTSPLFSQYLAPIGITQDTVAFYRLYDLGKRTSSDKADFMDFVAGIKGTVFKNWDYDAFYTHSQSKAASNVSGYPGALAISNLRKSGLLNPFVLAGQQTPAANAAIAAVNYNGYWNGGKSTLDTLNLRGSTELAKLPAGPLALAAGVNYNREKFQSAPSLFAQGLLADPVAGTLCDPNATSGPTQCDQRFGDAAATVPYSADRKNWGVFAELQIPIIKDLEVTLSARHDNYSDFGNTDNGKAAFRWKLSPQALIRGSVGTGFHAPTVPQVAAAPQPFGVTSDKYTCSAGLAAVAAANGAECRPGSQQYDVVAGGNPLLKPETSRQATIGFRVEPASWLSAGADFWWVAVKDVFGTLPEQSVFLDPTAYPGSWTSALDVGTGKRYVAFNAGNLNLGKSYSSGIDFDISSRTKTPFGGLDMKFNATYMLREVAQQVINGPYYSAIGDYGDNVGGVTFRVQGRASAALKTGAFTNTLAMNFKSGYKDATTTVEVLDAAGNVTGTEDVRIDVPWHYTFDWQTQWEMNKTFTFTIGALNLFNRKPPFAVSTGGVNRGQQFGYDDRYYDSRGRTWYVNATARF, encoded by the coding sequence ATGTTGGCAGCGCAGGAGACCCTTGCGCAGCAGACCTCGCTGGAGCGCGTTGAAATCACCGGTTCGGCGATTCGCCGCGTGGACGCGGAGACGGCGCTGCCCGTCGTCGTGATCCAGCGTGCGGACATCGAGCGCAGCGGCGCGACCTCGGTCGTCGACCTGATGCAGCGCTTGCCGGCCATCCAGGGCTCGACGGGCGAATCCGCTTCCGTCGGCGGCGAGACGTTCGGCTTCTCCGGCATCTCCGTCCACGACCTGGGCGAATCGCGCACCCTGGTGCTGCTGAACGGCCACCGCATGGCCATCTTCGGCGGCCAGACGCTCACCGGCTTTGCCGCGGGCTTCGACCTGAACGCGCTGCCCATCGCCGCCATCGAGCGCGTCGAAGTGCTGACCGACGGCGCCTCGGCCCTGTACGGTTCGGACGCGGTTGCGGGCGTGGTCAACTTCATCACCAAGCGCGGCACGACCGAAGGCCAGGTGTCCGTCGGCTACTCCTCGCCCAAGGGCGGCGCCAAGGAAACGCGTTTCAGCGTGACCAAGGGCATCGGCGACCTGGACAAGGACGGCTGGAACATCCTGGGTTCGTACGCGCACGACGAGCGCACGCTGCTGCGGTCTACCTCGCGCGACTACGCGAGCACCGGCCGCGTGTTCTTCTCGGCCAACGGCAAGAACTACCGCTTCCAGCAGTACTCGGCCAGCCCGATCCCCGCCAACGTGGTGGACGACAACGGCAACCTGGTCAACCCGTACCTGATCACGAACGGCAACTGCCCCGAGAAGACCTTCCGCGTCATCGACGGCTCGGACGACTTCTGCGGCTTCGACTTCGTCGGCGAACTCGAGATCTTCCCGATCCGCAAGCGCGACGCCGGCTTCCTGTCGTTCACGATGAACCTGGGCGCGCACCAGGCCTACGCCGACCTGCTGATGTCGCAGTCCAAGCAGACGTCGCGCATCGCCCCGGTGCCTGGCTCGATCGCGATCCCGACCACCTCGCCGCTGTTCAGCCAGTACCTGGCGCCGATCGGCATCACGCAGGACACGGTCGCGTTCTACCGCCTCTATGACCTCGGCAAGCGCACCTCGAGCGACAAGGCCGACTTCATGGACTTCGTGGCCGGCATCAAGGGCACGGTGTTCAAGAACTGGGACTACGACGCGTTCTACACGCACTCGCAGTCGAAAGCCGCTTCCAACGTCTCCGGCTACCCCGGCGCGCTGGCCATTTCGAACCTGCGCAAGTCGGGCCTGCTGAACCCGTTCGTGCTGGCCGGCCAGCAGACGCCCGCGGCCAACGCGGCGATCGCGGCGGTGAACTACAACGGCTACTGGAACGGCGGCAAGTCCACGCTGGACACCCTGAACCTGCGCGGCTCCACCGAGCTTGCCAAGCTGCCGGCGGGCCCGCTCGCCCTGGCGGCCGGCGTCAACTACAACCGCGAGAAGTTCCAGTCGGCCCCGTCCCTGTTCGCGCAGGGCCTGCTGGCCGACCCGGTTGCCGGCACGCTGTGCGACCCGAACGCCACCAGCGGCCCGACCCAGTGCGACCAGCGCTTCGGCGACGCCGCGGCGACGGTGCCGTACTCGGCCGACCGCAAGAACTGGGGCGTGTTCGCGGAACTGCAGATCCCGATCATCAAGGACCTGGAAGTCACGCTGTCCGCGCGCCACGACAACTACAGCGACTTCGGCAACACCGACAACGGCAAGGCCGCCTTCCGCTGGAAGCTGTCGCCCCAGGCGCTGATCCGCGGCTCGGTCGGCACGGGCTTCCACGCCCCGACGGTGCCGCAGGTTGCCGCCGCTCCCCAGCCGTTCGGCGTCACCAGCGACAAGTACACCTGCTCGGCCGGCCTTGCTGCCGTCGCCGCCGCGAACGGCGCCGAGTGCCGTCCCGGCAGCCAGCAGTACGACGTGGTCGCCGGTGGCAACCCGCTGCTCAAGCCCGAGACCTCGCGCCAGGCCACCATCGGCTTCCGCGTCGAGCCCGCCTCGTGGCTGTCGGCCGGTGCGGACTTCTGGTGGGTCGCCGTCAAGGACGTGTTCGGCACGCTGCCGGAGCAGTCGGTGTTCCTCGACCCGACGGCCTACCCCGGTTCGTGGACTTCGGCGCTCGACGTCGGCACGGGCAAGCGTTACGTCGCGTTCAACGCGGGTAACCTGAACCTGGGCAAGTCGTACTCCTCCGGTATCGACTTCGACATCAGCTCGCGCACCAAGACGCCGTTCGGCGGCCTGGACATGAAGTTCAACGCGACGTACATGCTGCGTGAAGTCGCCCAGCAGGTCATCAACGGCCCGTACTACTCGGCCATCGGCGACTACGGCGACAACGTGGGCGGCGTGACGTTCCGCGTGCAGGGCCGTGCGAGCGCGGCCCTGAAGACCGGCGCGTTCACGAACACGCTGGCGATGAACTTCAAGTCGGGCTACAAGGACGCCACCACCACGGTGGAAGTCCTCGACGCCGCCGGCAACGTGACGGGCACGGAAGACGTCCGCATCGACGTGCCGTGGCACTACACGTTCGACTGGCAGACCCAGTGGGAAATGAACAAGACGTTCACGTTCACCATCGGTGCGCTGAACCTGTTCAACCGCAAGCCGCCGTTCGCCGTCTCGACGGGTGGCGTCAACCGCGGCCAGCAGTTCGGCTACGACGACCGCTACTACGACTCGCGCGGCCGTACGTGGTACGTCAACGCGACGGCTCGCTTCTAA
- a CDS encoding aspartyl/asparaginyl beta-hydroxylase domain-containing protein translates to MSTAVTNDHEIAAALEAATALMTAGAPELAAQGLESLVARQRDAFVAWLVLGRARELNGQAQASLAAYFQAITRAQQMGVWLNQESTPPALLGTVVHAIERVRTGRKELLRGSYDSVRQAYGAQELKRVDRAVSVYLKETEAVPPSEHQKPRLFFFPDLPPGPYHDPKLQPWLKTLTDGFEAIREDAVRVLAEDGHFENFIRFRENVPIENYLAGNKPAWEAFFFWRHGRRFDDHHARCPDTSRILESIELCRIDNESPEILFSVMTPGTEILAHHGVTNVRSVMHLPLVIPEGAFLMVHGGGEHHWKAGEPVLFDDTYLHSAKNPSPNTRVVLLMDCWNPHLTAPEKQALKLVLETISGFRRAAEQYDDDDR, encoded by the coding sequence ATGAGCACCGCCGTCACGAACGACCACGAAATCGCCGCCGCGCTCGAGGCCGCCACCGCCTTGATGACGGCGGGCGCACCCGAACTGGCCGCACAGGGCCTCGAATCGCTGGTCGCGCGCCAGCGCGATGCGTTCGTCGCCTGGCTCGTGCTCGGCCGCGCACGCGAATTGAACGGGCAGGCGCAGGCCTCGCTCGCCGCGTATTTCCAGGCGATCACGCGCGCGCAGCAGATGGGCGTCTGGCTGAACCAGGAGTCCACGCCGCCTGCCTTGCTCGGCACCGTCGTGCACGCGATCGAGCGCGTGCGCACCGGCCGCAAGGAACTGCTGCGCGGCTCGTACGACAGCGTGCGCCAGGCGTACGGCGCGCAGGAGCTCAAGCGCGTGGACCGCGCGGTGTCGGTGTACCTGAAGGAAACCGAGGCCGTGCCGCCCAGCGAGCACCAGAAGCCGCGCCTGTTCTTCTTCCCCGACCTGCCGCCCGGCCCGTACCACGACCCGAAGCTGCAGCCGTGGCTCAAGACGCTCACCGACGGCTTCGAGGCCATCCGCGAGGACGCCGTGCGCGTGCTGGCCGAGGACGGCCACTTCGAGAACTTCATCCGCTTCCGCGAGAACGTGCCCATCGAGAACTACCTGGCCGGCAACAAGCCCGCGTGGGAGGCGTTCTTCTTCTGGCGCCACGGCCGCCGCTTCGACGACCACCACGCGCGCTGCCCCGACACCAGCCGCATCCTCGAATCCATCGAGCTGTGCCGCATCGACAACGAGTCGCCCGAGATCCTCTTCTCGGTGATGACGCCCGGCACCGAGATCCTCGCGCACCACGGCGTGACCAACGTGCGTTCGGTGATGCACCTGCCGCTGGTCATCCCCGAAGGCGCCTTCCTGATGGTGCACGGCGGCGGCGAGCACCACTGGAAGGCCGGCGAACCCGTGCTGTTCGACGACACCTACCTGCACAGCGCCAAGAACCCGTCGCCGAACACGCGCGTGGTGCTGCTGATGGACTGCTGGAACCCGCACCTCACCGCGCCCGAGAAGCAGGCGCTCAAGCTGGTGCTGGAGACGATCAGCGGCTTCCGCCGCGCGGCGGAGCAGTACGACGACGACGACCGCTGA
- a CDS encoding DUF6600 domain-containing protein → MIRNLRKAALLLLATLGFLLASTAAQADPPYRVARLSYVAGGVSLSPAGEADWSRAVVNRPLIGGDRLWVAERSRAELQLGGTALRIGDESSVAVLNIDDRMAQLQLTQGDLEVRVRSIDANQVVEVDTPNLAVVIRQPGTYRIEVDPQDGSTAVTVRLGAALLYGEGRGFRIGPADTWRFYDTRLADYDTYRSDRVDELARWSAQRDRRWERSVSARYVSRDMIGFADLDEYGSWRQVPEYGWVWTPTRVSAEWAPYRDGHWSWVEPWGWTWVDEQPWGFAPSHYGRWAHVQDRWSWVPGPANVRPVYAPALVAFIGAAAIASSGGGNNVVGWFPLAPREVYRPSYQVSREYFTRVNVSNTKVNVTQVTNIYQTNTVTNVYVNQRVPNAVVAVPTQAFVQARPVAREVVRVQVQNVQPQAIVRAAPVAPAKTSVMGAQPAQQRPPEQAFRKQVVAQTAPPPPPQSVETRRTQLQANPGQPVAPASAPARGQQPPAGGAPAPSVKVVQPTQAASAPPAPAAAPASRAEREQRRGQREQRREERDRNAPRTEAPASAPAPAPAAPASPAARPGAQAPAASAPAPAPAAPASPAARPSAPPAAASAPAPATPPAASAPERGRGEGRGEERQRGGRPELGRPGAAGTAPNAPASAPAPATAPPAATPPTPPSRAQEAASAREQRRDQREERQQPQPQQQQQRGPQREPAASAPPPAPAAPAAPAARPAPAPAPQAAPAPAPAPAPAPAARPPEAAPSAPRDQRQQQREERQQQREERQQPRGEAPAAQRPAPAQPAPQAAPAPTPPAPPAATGRPSAPPATPASAAEQRRERASERREAASERERERGRRP, encoded by the coding sequence ATGATCCGAAACCTCCGCAAGGCCGCCTTGCTGCTGCTCGCGACGCTGGGCTTCCTGCTCGCCAGCACCGCAGCCCAGGCCGATCCTCCCTACCGCGTCGCGCGCCTGTCCTATGTGGCCGGCGGCGTAAGCCTCTCGCCGGCCGGCGAGGCCGACTGGTCGCGCGCCGTCGTCAACCGCCCGCTCATCGGCGGCGACCGCCTGTGGGTGGCCGAGCGCTCGCGCGCCGAGCTGCAGCTGGGCGGCACCGCCCTGCGCATCGGCGACGAGAGCAGCGTCGCCGTGCTGAACATCGACGACCGCATGGCGCAGCTGCAGCTGACGCAAGGCGACCTCGAAGTGCGCGTGCGCAGCATCGACGCCAACCAGGTCGTCGAAGTCGACACGCCCAACCTCGCCGTGGTGATCCGCCAGCCCGGCACCTACCGCATCGAGGTCGATCCGCAGGACGGCTCCACGGCGGTGACGGTGCGCCTTGGCGCCGCGCTGCTCTACGGCGAAGGCCGCGGCTTCCGCATCGGCCCGGCCGACACCTGGCGCTTCTACGACACGCGCCTGGCCGATTACGACACGTACCGCTCCGACCGCGTGGATGAGCTCGCGCGCTGGTCCGCGCAGCGCGACCGCCGCTGGGAGCGTTCGGTCAGCGCACGCTACGTGTCGCGCGACATGATCGGCTTCGCCGACCTCGACGAATACGGTTCGTGGCGCCAGGTGCCCGAGTACGGCTGGGTGTGGACGCCCACGCGCGTCTCGGCCGAATGGGCGCCTTACCGCGACGGCCACTGGTCCTGGGTCGAACCCTGGGGCTGGACCTGGGTCGATGAGCAGCCGTGGGGCTTCGCGCCCTCGCACTACGGCCGCTGGGCGCACGTGCAGGACCGCTGGTCCTGGGTGCCCGGCCCCGCCAACGTGCGCCCGGTGTATGCACCCGCGCTCGTCGCCTTCATCGGCGCCGCGGCCATCGCGTCGTCCGGCGGCGGCAACAACGTCGTCGGCTGGTTCCCGCTGGCGCCGCGCGAGGTGTACCGGCCGTCCTACCAGGTGAGCCGCGAGTACTTCACGCGGGTGAACGTCTCGAACACCAAGGTCAACGTGACGCAGGTGACGAACATTTACCAGACCAACACCGTGACCAACGTGTACGTCAACCAGCGCGTGCCCAACGCGGTGGTCGCCGTGCCGACGCAGGCCTTCGTGCAGGCACGCCCCGTCGCGCGCGAGGTCGTGCGCGTGCAGGTGCAGAACGTGCAGCCGCAGGCCATCGTGCGGGCGGCGCCCGTCGCACCCGCGAAGACCAGCGTGATGGGTGCGCAGCCGGCGCAGCAAAGGCCGCCGGAGCAAGCCTTCCGCAAGCAGGTGGTCGCGCAGACCGCGCCGCCGCCGCCGCCGCAGTCGGTGGAGACGCGGCGCACGCAGTTGCAGGCCAACCCCGGCCAACCGGTGGCCCCCGCCTCCGCTCCCGCACGCGGCCAGCAGCCGCCCGCGGGTGGCGCGCCTGCGCCCTCCGTGAAGGTCGTGCAGCCGACGCAAGCCGCTTCCGCGCCGCCCGCCCCGGCCGCCGCGCCCGCCAGCCGCGCCGAACGCGAGCAGCGCCGCGGGCAACGCGAGCAACGCCGCGAGGAACGTGACCGCAATGCGCCGCGCACGGAAGCGCCCGCTTCCGCACCGGCACCCGCACCGGCTGCGCCTGCATCGCCGGCCGCACGTCCGGGCGCGCAAGCCCCGGCTGCTTCGGCGCCCGCACCTGCGCCCGCTGCTCCGGCGTCGCCTGCCGCGCGTCCGAGCGCGCCGCCCGCGGCCGCATCCGCGCCGGCACCGGCCACCCCGCCCGCCGCTTCCGCGCCGGAGCGCGGCCGCGGCGAAGGCCGTGGCGAAGAGCGCCAGCGTGGTGGCCGTCCGGAACTCGGCCGCCCCGGCGCCGCCGGCACGGCGCCGAACGCACCGGCCAGCGCACCTGCACCGGCCACGGCACCGCCGGCTGCAACGCCGCCCACGCCGCCGTCGCGCGCCCAGGAAGCCGCATCGGCCCGCGAGCAGCGGCGCGACCAGCGCGAAGAGCGCCAGCAGCCGCAACCGCAGCAACAGCAACAGCGCGGCCCGCAACGCGAGCCCGCCGCGTCCGCGCCGCCGCCTGCGCCTGCGGCACCCGCCGCCCCCGCCGCACGCCCTGCGCCGGCACCCGCACCGCAGGCCGCGCCTGCACCGGCACCGGCACCTGCACCCGCACCGGCCGCGCGCCCGCCCGAGGCCGCACCGTCGGCGCCCCGCGATCAGCGCCAGCAGCAGCGTGAGGAACGCCAACAGCAACGCGAAGAGCGGCAGCAGCCGCGCGGCGAGGCACCGGCTGCGCAGCGCCCCGCGCCCGCGCAACCGGCCCCGCAGGCCGCCCCGGCGCCGACGCCCCCGGCACCGCCCGCAGCGACCGGCCGCCCATCGGCGCCGCCCGCGACGCCGGCGTCCGCCGCGGAGCAGCGCCGCGAGCGCGCCAGCGAACGCCGTGAGGCCGCGAGCGAGCGCGAGCGCGAGCGGGGCCGCAGGCCGTAA